AAACCAGACAGCATTTTTATTAAAAAATCCCTTTTGCTTTATGTCAAACATTATATGATTTTTATTTTCTCCAATGAACTTTATATTTTCAAAAAGTACGTTATTTGTCCTGAACGTCGGCATTGGATTTCCAAATCCAAATGGCTTTAACAGTTCTATTATTTGGAAAAATTCGTAGGAAACCTTTTGAATTGGGATTTGCTTATCAATTTCTATTATTTTTACAAAATCCTCTTCCTTTAGTTTTGTTTTTGCAAATTTATTTATTTTTTTCCTAAATAATTCCAAATTTTTTATTCCAATCGTAAATCCAGCCGCTCCAGAATGTCCCCCAAATTTCACAAAAAGTTCAGGCATCGACTGCAACGCCTCCAAAATATTAAAGTTCCCAATGCTTCGGCATGATCCAACTGCTATTCCTTCATCTTCCTTCACTTCAATGATAATCGCAGGCTTGTAATATTTATCCACAATTTTAGAAGCTGCTATACCAATTACTCCGTGATGATATTCAGGCGAATAGTCTACAATCACATAATCTTCCTTTAAATCGCTTTCTTCAATATGTTTTTCCACTTTTTCGACGATTTGATTCTGCAATTCTTTTCGCTCAAAATTCTTATTAATCAATTCCTTTACGATTATCTCAATTTCCCTGTCATTATCAGAAATTAGCAATTTTACCACCATTTTTGCATCTTTAAGCCTTCCAGCCGCATTAAAGACAGGTGCTATGATAAAGCCCACATCATACGAATTATACTCAGTTTTTTCATTAAAATCTGAATTTTGCGTACTAAACAATTTATACAGCAAAAATCTAAGCCCCTTATTTTTAGAACGGCTCAGCTGCTCCAGCCCAAACTTAGTCAAAATCCTGTTTTCCTCCACCAGCGGAACAATATCCGCAACCGTACCAATTGCCACCAGATCGAGATATTTATATGCTTTTGCCTTTTTCCCAATTCTTTCATAAAGACAAAGAATTACCATAAAAATAGTCCCAACTCCCGCTAGAAACTCAAAGGAAAATTTATTTTCAGGACGTTTTGGATTCACAACTGTAATAGCGTCTGGAACTTTATCCCCATGTAAATTATGGTGATCCGTAATAATTATCGGCAAATTTATAGAATTTGCAAACTCCACTTCAGGAAACGCTGTAATTCCACAATCCACAGTAATTACCAAATCCGCCCCAGATTCTTTAATTTTCTTCAAAGCCTCATTATTCAGTCCATACCCTTCATCCCGAATAGGAATGTAGTAGTTCACATTTTCCGCCCCAAGCTCTTTTAATGCCATATACAAAATAGATGTCGAAGTAATTCCATCCACATCATAATCTCCATATATCCAAATATTCTTCTGTTCCTTTATCGCCTTTTCAATTTCCAAAACTGTCTTTTCCATATCCTGCAGTCCATAAGGATTCTGGATATTTTCAAGTTTTGGATTCAAAAACTCCCTTACTTCCTTCTCTGTCGTTATTCCCCGTGAATAAAGTATTTTCAAAATATCATTATCAATTACCGAACTTAAATTCATATTTTCAAAATTCTGTTTTTCAGTCTTACTTTTTTTCAATTTTTTTGTTTTTTCATCATTTTTCTGCTTGTTGTCTCTTTCAATATATTCCCTCTCCTGTCGTGGATTAGGAATAATTTTTGCAGCCCATTTTGTATTTCTCATAGTTTTCTCCTCTTTTATATTTTCCCCTCTTATTTTAAACTTTATTTTTATTATTGTACTCTCTTTTTAAGTATTCGAATTACTAAATTCTTTTAAAATATTCATTTTAATACTAATTTCTAACTAAAAATGGTACACAACCGATGTTTTCGCTAACTTAACTTTTTCATTTTCACAAGAGGTCAAGACCTCTTGCTTCAGAATATTTGTTTTATTAATAAAGACATATAGTTGTCGAACAGGTTTAATCAATAGCGACAATATATACTTTTTCCTAATTTATTATACATAGTTTAATTATATATTAGTATAAGCATTTTGATTAATATTTCTTTATTAAAACAGCCTTCATAATTAAATTAAAAATGTCGTGATTTTTTTGGAATGAAAACGACTAAACACATTTATGTGTTTCTTTCGCTAGAACCTTCATAGCAAATATATTTTGTAGAGTTGTTCTAATCTTTATCTGCGAAAGTGAGCGTCAGCGAGTTTCGTTTTCGTTTCAAAAAAATGCTTAGACAAGCCGGGTTTGAAAAGGGGATGGCGACTGTTCCCCTTTGCTTTATAATAAAGAAATAACATATAAATTTTAAAAAATATTTATTAACAATAATTCATCTTATGGACCTTAAATAAAAAGCATTAATTTGAATATCTACATAATTTTACCACATTTTTTTATCAAAATAAATGCCAGCTATTCTATTTTTTTCTGCAAAATAAGAAAAACCCCTAAAATAAAGGGGAATCTCTTTTTATAAAAAATAAATTTTATCTTAATTTAATTTTATTCTTCTGCTGAATAATCCATTGCTGCCATTCGTTTGTAGTAGTTCCAGTTGTCTTTGGCATTTTTTAAGTTTGCTTCAAGCAATTCTTTGGCTTTTTCAGGAAATTCTGCGGCTAAAGTTGCATATCTTCGTTCCCCTAGCAGGAAATCTTCATATTTGTCCCAAGCAGGATTTCGTGTATCTAACTGCAGTGGATTTTTCCCTTTTTCAGCGAGTCTTGGATCATATCTGAAAATTGGCCAGTATCCTACTTCTGTTGCAAGTTTTTCTTCTGTCTGGAATTTACCCATGCCAGCTTTTATTCCATGCTCTATACAAGGTGAATAAGCAATTATTATTGATGGTCCTGGATAAGCCTCTGCTTCTCTTACTGCTTTTAGTGTCTGATTTTGATTTGCACCCATCGATACTTTAGCAACATAGATATTTCCATAGGTCATTAGTATCGCAGCTAAATCTTTTTTCTTGATTGGTTTTCCCGATGCTGCGAATTTTGCAACTGCTCCTGCTCTCGAAGATTTTGAAGATTGTCCTCCTGTGTTTGAATAAACTTCCGTATCAAGTACAAGAACATTTACATCATCTCCAGAAGCCAGGACGTGATCAAGACCTCCAAATCCGATATCGTAAGCCCATCCATCTCCTCCAAACATCCACATTGATTTTTTTATTAAGTATTGTTTTAACTCCAGTATTTCTTGAGTATTCTTTTTTACTTTTTCATTCGGATTTTCATTATTTTCCTTTTCTAATAAGATTACCAGTTCATCTCGAATTTCAGTAGTTTTATCTCCATCATAAAAATTTTCAGCAAAAATGGTAAATAAATCAGCTAATTCACTTGAAACATCTGCTTTTATTTCTTCCATTCTTTTTAAAATTCTGAGTCGAATTGTATTTACAGCCTGAAACATTCCATATCCATATTCAGCATTATCTTCAAATAGTGAAGAAGCCCATGCAGGCCCACAACCACTTTCAGCAGTCGTATAAGGTGAAGATGGTGCAGAAGCTCCATAAATTGAAGAACATCCTGTCGCATTTGCCACAATCATACGTTCTCCAAATAACTGTGTCACCAATTTAATATAAGGTGTTTCTCCACAGCCTGCACACGCTCCAGAAAATTCAAATAGAGGTTTTGCAAATTGTGAGCCTTTTACAGTATTTTTTCCTAAAATCTTATCTTTGTATGAAACATTATTAAATAAGTAATCTGTGTATTCAATTTCATTTCTTTCAATTTGAGATTGAGTAGATTTCATAACAATGGCTTTTCCACGTGGCGCAGGACAAACATCTACACAGGCACTACATCCTG
This is a stretch of genomic DNA from Leptotrichia hofstadii. It encodes these proteins:
- the recJ gene encoding single-stranded-DNA-specific exonuclease RecJ is translated as MRNTKWAAKIIPNPRQEREYIERDNKQKNDEKTKKLKKSKTEKQNFENMNLSSVIDNDILKILYSRGITTEKEVREFLNPKLENIQNPYGLQDMEKTVLEIEKAIKEQKNIWIYGDYDVDGITSTSILYMALKELGAENVNYYIPIRDEGYGLNNEALKKIKESGADLVITVDCGITAFPEVEFANSINLPIIITDHHNLHGDKVPDAITVVNPKRPENKFSFEFLAGVGTIFMVILCLYERIGKKAKAYKYLDLVAIGTVADIVPLVEENRILTKFGLEQLSRSKNKGLRFLLYKLFSTQNSDFNEKTEYNSYDVGFIIAPVFNAAGRLKDAKMVVKLLISDNDREIEIIVKELINKNFERKELQNQIVEKVEKHIEESDLKEDYVIVDYSPEYHHGVIGIAASKIVDKYYKPAIIIEVKEDEGIAVGSCRSIGNFNILEALQSMPELFVKFGGHSGAAGFTIGIKNLELFRKKINKFAKTKLKEEDFVKIIEIDKQIPIQKVSYEFFQIIELLKPFGFGNPMPTFRTNNVLFENIKFIGENKNHIMFDIKQKGFFNKNAVWFNSGEYFKELNENLFYDIVYKLKTEMFQDRYYTKVYVEDVKVSQLKDDTLSYYHSLFNTSFPMKSVFYTNIELETEKKITMKMEFDQVSLFQGRKFIGRLDYSISNLLILLNQYYNWNFTVKMEDVKQASNHNIVNILIKRDYNFKCYDHTQIGIFKKIKEFLIGKMEYNSQTKELLAQFFKQNKNLIIKNIFDENEKYKYKMSNFENFLLTVGIYYKKMTDKKSQIVISSDKKPIFNNFIKSYFDINEEYSENDYPFTLFYNYKDIERLENIIKTDFSMQNEINYEIKENSQNLEVNEEPKQLEYKKIEKIEFKNNENVENSESIVEKQQENTEKLSEAGKQEVENRFCIIINSEDFMVKTDDLDKNNIEEIDTKIEVPENIMFLENSTKKERKNAKNIFVEYLPIEEKIKLKKLLTDGEKIYSDYSVNEIL